In Molothrus ater isolate BHLD 08-10-18 breed brown headed cowbird chromosome 7, BPBGC_Mater_1.1, whole genome shotgun sequence, one genomic interval encodes:
- the CDK5R2 gene encoding cyclin-dependent kinase 5 activator 2, with protein MGTVLSLSPAASSGKGGGGGGLLAEKAPGRVPGKGESRLKRPGVLISALTWKRLVAASAKKKKSTKKVTPKPGGGAPGGAPGQPDPLVVQRNRENLRKSVVGPADGAKQGPLAVPVPTVPSAPQELHPGSGGGKPPPPPPPAGSRPAGSPRRVVVQASTGELLRCLGDFVCRRCYRLKELSPGELISWFRSVDRSLLLQGWQDQGFITPANLVFVYLLCREALRGEDIGSQAELQAAFLTCLYLAYSYMGNEISYPLKPFLVEGDKGRFWERCLGIIQRLSAKMLRINADPHYFTQLFQDLKSEGEGGDGSKHWTISLDR; from the coding sequence ATGGGCACGgtgctctccctctcccccgCCGCCTCCTCGGGCaagggcggcggcggcggggggctgCTGGCCGAGAAGGCGCCGGGAAGGGTGCCGGGCAAGGGCGAGAGCCGGCTGAAGCGCCCCGGCGTGCTCATCTCGGCGCTCACCTGGAAGCGGCTGGTGGCCGCCTcggccaagaagaagaaaagcaccAAGAAGGTGACGCCGAAGCCCGGCGGCGGGGCCCCGGGGGGGGCCCCAGGCCAGCCCGACCCGCTGGTGGTGCAGCGCAACCGCGAGAACTTGCGCAAGTCGGTGGTGGGGCCGGCCGACGGTGCCAAGCAGGGCCCGCTGGCCGTGCCGGTGCCCACGGTGCCCTCGGCGCCGCAGGAGCTGCACCCGGGCTCCGGCGGGGGAaagccgccgccgccaccgccgccggCCGGCAGCCGCCCCGCGGGCTCCCCGCGCCGCGTGGTGGTGCAGGCGTCCACCGGCGAGCTGCTGCGCTGCTTGGGGGACTTCGTGTGCCGCCGCTGCTACCGCCTGAAGGAGCTGAGCCCCGGCGAACTCATCTCGTGGTTTCGCAGCGTGGACCGctcgctgctgctgcagggctggcaggaccAGGGCTTCATCACCCCGGCCAACCTGGTGTTCGTCTACCTGCTGTGCCGGGAAGCGCTGCGGGGCGAAGACATCGGCAGCCAGGCCGAGCTGCAGGCCGCCTTCCTCACCTGCCTGTATCTCGCCTACTCCTACATGGGCAACGAGATCTCCTACCCGCTCAAGCCCTTCCTGGTGGAGGGAGACAAGGGGCGCTTCTGGGAGCGCTGCCTGGGCATCATCCAGCGCCTCAGCGCCAAGATGCTGCGAATCAACGCGGACCCGCACTACTTCACGCAACTCTTCCAGGACCTCAAGAGCGAGGGCGAGGGCGGAGACGGGTCCAAGCACTGGACGATCAGCCTGGACCGTTAG